The following coding sequences lie in one Moritella viscosa genomic window:
- a CDS encoding putative tail completion protein, with protein sequence MLNLGIPTDNALKQLDLLTLDANKRRRILRGAGRQVRRDTKARLKGQQNLSGTYWQGRANGKKTRMLKKLGKGLQVHTTANNATVTFGDPHAGKIARVHQEGIDVTVKAKTATELQQQRGTLDYSDPSTRKQAKALRKEGYKIRQKRGKGWKTPTLKWMQENLTMGRAGLILRLMRENAPKSSWEIKTPARSFLGQNETEQTQLKNYMLDEAFRLR encoded by the coding sequence ATGCTTAATCTTGGTATCCCCACTGATAATGCGTTAAAGCAATTAGATTTGTTAACGCTTGATGCCAATAAGCGCCGCCGTATTTTACGTGGTGCTGGTCGACAAGTGAGGCGAGATACCAAGGCCCGATTAAAAGGGCAGCAAAATTTATCCGGTACCTATTGGCAAGGCCGCGCAAACGGTAAAAAGACTCGCATGCTAAAGAAACTCGGTAAAGGCTTACAGGTTCACACCACAGCGAATAATGCGACGGTCACCTTTGGTGATCCGCATGCTGGGAAAATAGCCAGAGTGCATCAAGAAGGTATCGACGTAACGGTAAAAGCCAAAACCGCAACGGAGCTACAGCAGCAGAGAGGAACGCTTGATTATAGCGATCCTTCAACGCGTAAACAGGCCAAAGCACTGCGTAAAGAAGGCTATAAAATTAGGCAAAAGCGCGGTAAAGGCTGGAAGACACCAACGTTGAAATGGATGCAAGAAAATTTAACGATGGGACGGGCAGGCCTTATATTGCGCCTTATGCGTGAAAACGCCCCTAAATCAAGTTGGGAAATAAAAACACCCGCGCGTTCGTTCTTAGGCCAGAACGAAACTGAACAAACACAATTAAAAAACTACATGTTGGACGAGGCATTTCGCCTCCGCTAA
- a CDS encoding putative tail sheath protein, with protein MAQGKVSVTSLNTGSGATKEVERAVLFIGVGTLNIGSIVAVNAQSEFDELISADDSALKTQLQAWVRNGDDLVSGWAIPINSGDDVFGLIDNAMDQNISPEIIVITTAITGKSQIEAFQNKALEILAKHARRVRFLVAAPGLVSGQTWSEHLSALTPLTDGVVADRVAVVPGLYGDELGAVTGRLCKRSVTIADSPMRVQTGAMSLQPTPIDNNGQPITNAVTAALDAVRFSCVQFYPDFDGIYFGDVNMLDAEGGDYQQIEAGRIVDKAARQVRIIAIYQIKNRRLNNSPTGISFGKRVLGKPLRAMAKSINIGADKFPGEIREPKDDSISLTFMNERQLRVLLKVQPIDSPSEILVGIMLDKAE; from the coding sequence ATGGCACAAGGCAAGGTTTCCGTTACCTCGTTAAATACGGGTAGCGGTGCAACAAAAGAAGTTGAACGCGCCGTGTTGTTCATCGGTGTTGGCACACTCAACATTGGCAGCATTGTCGCGGTAAACGCGCAATCGGAATTTGATGAACTTATTTCTGCAGACGATTCAGCACTGAAAACACAACTGCAAGCATGGGTGCGTAATGGGGATGACCTCGTCTCTGGTTGGGCAATTCCGATTAACTCGGGCGATGATGTGTTTGGCTTAATCGATAACGCCATGGACCAAAACATCAGTCCCGAAATTATCGTGATAACAACGGCCATCACAGGTAAATCACAGATTGAAGCCTTTCAGAATAAGGCATTAGAGATACTTGCCAAGCACGCTCGCCGTGTGCGTTTTCTTGTTGCAGCGCCAGGGCTCGTATCTGGGCAAACGTGGTCTGAACATCTTAGCGCATTAACGCCGTTAACCGATGGTGTTGTTGCCGACCGTGTTGCAGTTGTGCCAGGGCTTTATGGTGATGAACTTGGCGCAGTAACAGGTCGATTGTGTAAACGCAGTGTGACCATCGCCGACAGTCCAATGCGGGTGCAAACTGGCGCTATGTCATTACAACCAACACCGATTGATAACAATGGCCAGCCTATTACCAACGCCGTGACTGCAGCGCTCGATGCCGTTCGTTTTAGTTGTGTACAGTTTTATCCTGACTTTGATGGTATCTACTTTGGTGACGTCAATATGCTTGATGCCGAAGGCGGTGACTATCAGCAAATTGAAGCCGGTCGTATCGTCGATAAAGCCGCACGTCAGGTTCGTATTATTGCTATCTATCAAATTAAGAATCGCCGTTTAAATAATTCACCAACGGGGATCAGCTTTGGTAAACGTGTTTTAGGCAAACCACTGCGCGCAATGGCGAAAAGTATCAACATAGGCGCAGACAAATTCCCTGGTGAAATACGCGAGCCGAAAGATGACTCAATCAGTTTAACCTTCATGAACGAACGTCAATTACGGGTGTTGCTCAAAGTGCAGCCAATTGACTCTCCGAGTGAAATTCTTGTCGGCATCATGCTAGATAAGGCCGAATAA
- a CDS encoding putative tail tube protein, producing MSVKALGGKDFDIFIGDKMVHVIEASVKITDGRKAKKVRGITKGYIDGPVDAEVTIKLDHENFLILQDVAKTAGSWKGIEPFDISFLAEVAAGTKNIEAFGVLPQLDEILNIKAEGGEEDTTTIKGPVTSTDFIKINGIPYLTAEEVRDL from the coding sequence ATGTCAGTAAAAGCATTGGGCGGTAAAGACTTTGATATTTTCATTGGTGACAAAATGGTGCATGTCATCGAAGCCAGCGTAAAAATCACCGATGGCCGCAAAGCAAAAAAAGTACGTGGTATTACCAAAGGTTATATCGATGGTCCGGTTGACGCCGAAGTCACGATTAAATTAGACCATGAAAACTTTCTTATTCTGCAGGATGTAGCGAAAACGGCGGGCAGCTGGAAAGGCATCGAACCTTTTGATATTTCGTTCTTAGCGGAAGTTGCCGCCGGCACTAAGAATATTGAAGCCTTTGGTGTACTGCCGCAGTTAGATGAGATCTTAAATATCAAAGCGGAAGGCGGTGAAGAAGATACCACCACGATCAAAGGTCCGGTGACGTCGACTGATTTTATCAAAATTAACGGCATTCCTTATCTTACTGCAGAAGAAGTGAGAGACCTGTAA
- a CDS encoding putative uncharacterized phage protein, with the protein MAAIKNLTASTLLKAMQAKHYKVFEGELNLNLIGVRNSDTKANSFNDVLCVLYQQDGKWQLVSFKCTTDAGTYYRENPCNLDGTAVLAAMQHRSLWTFGYHQGKYPALVQHKPVTVYRDNNNDNKLDCESHLQRGYFGINCHRASANHESKQVDKWSAGCQVLANPNDFNKLMALCHQSSQQWGSTFTYTLLNQIELNQADLNPNKE; encoded by the coding sequence ATGGCAGCAATTAAAAACCTCACTGCAAGTACGTTGCTTAAGGCTATGCAAGCCAAACACTACAAAGTATTTGAAGGTGAATTAAACCTTAACCTTATTGGCGTTCGCAACAGTGATACCAAAGCAAACAGTTTTAACGACGTGCTTTGCGTTTTGTATCAGCAAGACGGTAAATGGCAGCTTGTCAGTTTTAAATGTACCACGGACGCAGGTACTTATTACCGTGAGAACCCGTGCAATCTGGATGGCACTGCAGTACTTGCCGCCATGCAGCACCGCAGTTTATGGACATTTGGTTATCACCAGGGAAAATACCCTGCGTTAGTGCAGCATAAACCCGTCACTGTTTATAGAGACAACAACAATGATAATAAACTCGATTGTGAGAGTCATTTACAACGTGGTTATTTCGGTATTAATTGCCATCGAGCGAGTGCAAATCATGAGTCAAAGCAAGTCGACAAGTGGTCTGCAGGTTGCCAGGTATTAGCTAACCCGAATGATTTTAATAAGCTGATGGCCCTTTGCCATCAAAGCAGTCAGCAATGGGGCAGTACTTTTACGTACACCTTATTAAACCAAATAGAATTAAACCAAGCTGATTTAAACCCAAATAAAGAGTGA
- a CDS encoding putative uncharacterized phage protein, with translation MALEQKIILEVNDIELSFNVNVTAYNKFLNQSNQVNKIQPATNFLMTVVDNECKSTLKEMLALPGAALHLVGSVVEEYQPEFNITVKK, from the coding sequence ATGGCGTTAGAGCAAAAGATCATCCTAGAAGTGAATGACATTGAACTGAGTTTCAATGTAAACGTAACGGCTTACAACAAGTTTTTAAACCAAAGTAACCAGGTTAATAAAATTCAGCCCGCGACCAACTTCTTAATGACGGTGGTTGATAACGAGTGCAAATCAACATTGAAAGAAATGTTAGCTCTCCCGGGTGCAGCGCTGCATTTAGTCGGCAGTGTGGTTGAAGAGTATCAACCGGAATTTAACATTACCGTAAAAAAATAG
- a CDS encoding putative uncharacterized phage protein, which yields MLAYQQKWLPHSAATEDSLAQALFLENDNQEKQQIAINNGICMALDSG from the coding sequence TTGCTCGCCTATCAGCAAAAATGGCTACCACACAGCGCAGCCACTGAAGATAGTTTAGCCCAGGCACTGTTTTTGGAAAACGATAATCAAGAAAAGCAGCAAATCGCCATCAACAATGGTATTTGCATGGCGTTAGATAGTGGTTAA
- a CDS encoding putative tail tape measure protein — protein MSALSKLEKLMYTIGVVDKATGPVNKIMDKINQLSAQTASAQNQMMSGFMGTAGGAIALVSSLSPAIDHVAALGEVQTLGVANEDLTKLTKTAFEFTTQFGGNSAEFVRSAYDIQSAISGLTGDELASFTKASNVLAVATKADASTITSYMGTMYGIFEKTANKMGKSDWVNQIAGQTAKAVQMYKTTGAEMESAFSSLGAKATNRGIDAAEQFAVLGELQLVLSGSEAGTKYASFIDGIGKAQKKLGIELTNSQGDMLSMDIVLERINQRLTGVGSVARGDILNAAFGSTEAAGVVDILSTKTAKLKHNISELTNVTDASKASEMANIIASPWDRFSGSLNGAATAMGQAVLPIIEPVVDMLVAMLGGVIWLTQEFPTLTGVLGAAAVGVIGLMMAFSAMNMIIGIYRFALIGLSVVTNGAAISTKLWQMGLVALRVMGFLGNIAAMGAYLTAIALYRGAMLAAQGVTWLFNTALLANPIGLVIAGVVALVAAVAGLIFYWDAIVAAFKDSTWGQGLIKIFDGVMLVFTALIDNVKWVLEALGLIDGKDMTMKAEVEEITKTAVPIPADLNAGQLTNRDISHVTATLPVAANQAFNTGTYTNVSQVQSGASTTGSQAFNELTAHSARIQQYQENNHQLAKVSSPRIQRTQYFQQSKQHTNNNSNSSADNSKRVYIDNVVMKSDNLDHDFEQLMELAG, from the coding sequence ATGAGCGCATTAAGCAAGTTGGAAAAACTCATGTACACCATTGGCGTTGTTGATAAAGCAACAGGGCCAGTGAATAAGATCATGGACAAGATAAACCAACTTAGCGCCCAAACGGCCAGTGCTCAAAACCAAATGATGAGCGGTTTTATGGGGACTGCAGGCGGTGCTATTGCGCTGGTCAGCAGTTTGTCACCGGCTATTGATCATGTTGCTGCGCTTGGTGAAGTACAAACACTGGGCGTGGCCAACGAAGATTTAACCAAATTAACTAAAACCGCGTTTGAATTTACCACGCAATTTGGCGGTAACTCAGCAGAGTTCGTGCGCAGTGCTTACGATATTCAGTCTGCCATATCCGGGCTAACCGGTGATGAACTTGCCTCCTTTACCAAGGCATCCAATGTATTAGCGGTTGCCACGAAAGCGGACGCCAGCACAATCACCAGTTACATGGGCACCATGTATGGCATCTTTGAAAAAACCGCCAATAAAATGGGCAAGTCCGACTGGGTGAATCAGATTGCAGGGCAAACAGCGAAAGCGGTGCAAATGTATAAAACTACCGGCGCAGAAATGGAGTCGGCTTTTAGTTCATTAGGCGCAAAAGCGACGAATCGAGGTATCGATGCCGCAGAACAATTTGCGGTGCTGGGCGAACTGCAGCTGGTATTAAGTGGTTCTGAAGCCGGCACTAAATATGCGTCATTCATTGACGGTATTGGTAAAGCGCAGAAAAAACTAGGCATAGAACTCACCAATAGCCAGGGTGATATGCTGAGTATGGATATCGTGCTTGAACGTATTAACCAAAGGTTAACTGGGGTTGGTAGTGTCGCCAGAGGTGATATTTTAAATGCAGCATTTGGTTCAACTGAAGCGGCGGGTGTTGTCGATATATTAAGTACAAAAACCGCCAAACTAAAACATAATATTAGCGAGTTGACCAATGTCACAGATGCATCCAAGGCCAGTGAAATGGCGAATATTATTGCCAGTCCCTGGGATAGATTTAGCGGTTCATTAAATGGCGCAGCAACGGCGATGGGTCAAGCGGTGTTACCGATTATTGAACCGGTTGTCGATATGTTGGTTGCCATGTTAGGTGGCGTGATATGGCTAACACAAGAATTCCCAACATTAACGGGGGTTCTTGGCGCTGCCGCTGTTGGTGTTATTGGCTTAATGATGGCGTTTAGCGCCATGAACATGATAATCGGTATCTATCGCTTTGCATTGATTGGGCTGAGCGTCGTTACTAATGGCGCTGCTATCTCAACAAAGTTATGGCAAATGGGGTTAGTTGCACTGCGGGTGATGGGGTTCTTGGGCAACATTGCTGCAATGGGGGCTTATCTTACTGCTATCGCGCTTTATCGTGGCGCTATGTTAGCGGCGCAGGGCGTGACGTGGTTATTTAATACGGCATTACTTGCCAATCCGATTGGACTAGTTATCGCTGGGGTTGTGGCGTTAGTGGCTGCCGTTGCGGGACTTATCTTTTATTGGGATGCCATTGTTGCGGCCTTTAAAGACTCAACTTGGGGCCAAGGTTTAATCAAGATATTTGATGGCGTCATGTTGGTATTCACAGCCCTGATTGACAATGTGAAATGGGTGCTTGAAGCACTGGGTTTAATTGATGGTAAAGACATGACTATGAAGGCTGAGGTCGAAGAAATAACTAAAACAGCAGTCCCAATACCAGCAGACTTAAACGCGGGCCAGTTAACTAACCGCGATATTAGTCATGTTACAGCGACCTTGCCTGTAGCCGCAAACCAAGCGTTTAATACTGGAACGTATACTAATGTAAGTCAGGTTCAAAGTGGCGCTTCAACCACAGGAAGCCAAGCGTTTAATGAGTTAACTGCGCATAGTGCTCGTATCCAACAATATCAAGAAAATAACCACCAGTTGGCTAAGGTAAGTAGTCCGCGTATACAGCGAACCCAGTACTTTCAGCAAAGCAAACAACACACCAATAACAACAGTAATAGCAGCGCCGATAACAGCAAGCGCGTTTATATCGATAACGTGGTGATGAAAAGCGACAACCTTGACCATGATTTTGAACAGTTAATGGAGTTAGCCGGCTAA
- a CDS encoding putative uncharacterized phage protein, with amino-acid sequence MINMHVDLNIVDGDFVFNSSLSAGKLSAAKVIGQDVKHRIIESGLLVKLVKQRNVNGIAPVLTDLELEVEQDDRLKPGTILISYNSDKTLSIEAQTKQYGLMKWAGA; translated from the coding sequence ATGATAAATATGCATGTTGATTTAAACATTGTCGATGGGGATTTTGTGTTTAATTCCTCGCTCAGTGCTGGCAAATTATCTGCGGCCAAAGTGATTGGCCAAGATGTGAAGCACCGCATTATCGAAAGTGGTTTGTTAGTGAAGTTAGTGAAGCAGCGTAACGTCAATGGTATTGCGCCAGTGCTGACAGATTTAGAACTCGAAGTCGAACAAGACGACAGACTCAAGCCTGGCACAATCTTGATTAGCTATAACAGTGATAAAACCTTATCGATTGAAGCACAAACCAAGCAATACGGTTTAATGAAATGGGCGGGGGCATAA
- a CDS encoding putative uncharacterized phage protein, whose product MVPDFKKMMADAGLPVNEKVAKQQWEQVLSEQQIIVENGSPFSPFWRTVKALITLPVVGLLDWIARILMPDLFIMTASRSALIGLHGPSRNVFVVDAIKAKGMLTLTRTNNDGVLSIPAGALVESDSIGGTVYQLRTLSAVVFKEGESVIEVLAQAVGTGQAYNLPVGSYYRLVNPIEGVSVRNEKDWLLIPGANEESTEAYRNRIRNVFGTAAKWHINTVYKSIISDFAIPVDNIEIVNQAPRGPGTANAYIYLNVGQVSTGLLKVINQHISDDGHHGHGDDFKVYAMPTHEQVITATYSLHANSIDIGADIKTFVQAAFRLNDAYQPTRTQPNSLFSMSQLQAQLHNQFPALRSIDFDCGDIKTGLWLPALTHLVVQHG is encoded by the coding sequence ATGGTACCTGATTTTAAAAAGATGATGGCTGATGCTGGGTTACCAGTGAATGAGAAGGTTGCAAAGCAGCAATGGGAGCAGGTATTAAGCGAGCAGCAAATCATTGTTGAGAATGGCAGTCCGTTTAGCCCGTTTTGGCGCACAGTTAAAGCTTTAATTACCTTACCTGTCGTTGGTTTACTTGATTGGATTGCCCGTATATTGATGCCTGATTTATTTATCATGACGGCTAGTCGCAGTGCGTTAATCGGGCTTCATGGCCCGAGTCGTAATGTCTTTGTTGTGGATGCGATTAAGGCTAAAGGCATGCTGACATTAACGCGCACTAATAACGATGGTGTATTGAGTATACCTGCAGGTGCCTTAGTAGAAAGTGACAGTATTGGCGGCACTGTATATCAGTTACGTACGCTTAGCGCTGTGGTATTTAAAGAAGGTGAATCAGTCATTGAAGTGTTGGCTCAAGCAGTTGGTACTGGGCAGGCGTATAACTTACCGGTAGGCAGTTATTACCGCTTAGTTAATCCAATTGAGGGCGTGAGCGTTCGTAATGAAAAAGACTGGCTGCTTATCCCTGGTGCTAACGAAGAAAGTACAGAAGCATATCGAAACAGAATAAGAAACGTATTCGGCACCGCCGCTAAATGGCATATCAATACTGTGTACAAATCGATAATCAGCGACTTCGCCATTCCGGTCGATAATATTGAAATTGTAAACCAAGCGCCACGTGGACCAGGTACCGCTAATGCGTATATTTACCTCAATGTCGGGCAGGTTTCGACTGGTTTATTAAAAGTAATAAATCAGCATATCAGTGATGATGGCCATCATGGCCACGGTGATGATTTTAAAGTATATGCAATGCCGACACATGAGCAGGTAATAACGGCTACGTATTCATTACATGCAAATAGCATCGATATTGGCGCGGATATAAAAACCTTTGTCCAGGCGGCGTTTCGATTAAATGATGCGTATCAACCGACACGAACGCAGCCAAATTCGTTATTTAGCATGAGCCAGTTACAAGCGCAGTTACATAACCAATTCCCTGCGCTGCGCAGTATCGATTTTGATTGTGGTGATATTAAAACGGGTTTATGGCTACCGGCACTTACGCACTTGGTTGTGCAACATGGATAG